One stretch of Callospermophilus lateralis isolate mCalLat2 chromosome 11, mCalLat2.hap1, whole genome shotgun sequence DNA includes these proteins:
- the Slc6a4 gene encoding sodium-dependent serotonin transporter, producing the protein METTPLNSQKVLSAFKDGEDCQKNGVLQKGVPTTEERAESGQRSNGYSAVPSPSAGGDTPHSMPAATTTLMAEVHQGERETWGKKMDFLLSVIGYAVDLGNVWRFPYICYQNGGGAFLLPYTIMAIFGGIPLFYMELALGQYHRNGCISIWRKICPIFKGIGYAICIIAFYIASYYNTIMAWALYYLISSFTDQLPWTSCKNSWNTGNCTNYFSEDNITWTLHSTSPAEEFYTRHVLQIHRSKGLQDLGGISWQLALCIMLIFTIIYFSIWKGVKTSGKVVWVTATFPYIILSILLVRGATLPGAWRGVLFYLKPNWQKLLETGVWIDAAAQIFFSLGPGFGVLLAFASYNKFNNNCYQDALVTSLVNCMTSFVSGFVIFTVLGYMAEMRNEDVSEVAKDAGPSLLFITYAEAIANMPASTFFAIIFFLMLITLGLDSTFAGLEGVITAVLDEFPHIWAKRREWFVLAVVVTCFIGSLVTLTFGGAYVVKLLEEYATGPAVLTVVLIEAVAVSWFYGITQFCSDVKEMLGFSPGWFWRICWVAISPMFLLFIICSFLMSPPQLRLFQYNYPHWSVILGYCIGTSSFICIPTYITYRLIITPGTFKERIIKSITPETPTEIPCGDIRLNAV; encoded by the exons ATGGAGACCACGCCCTTGAATTCTCAGAAGGTGCTATCAGCCTTTAAGGATGGAGAGGATTGTCAGAAAAATGGAGTGTTGCAGAAGGGTGTCCCCACCACAGAGGAAAGAGCCGAGTCTGGCCAAAGGTCCAATGGGTACTCTGCAGTTCCGAGCCCTAGCGCAGGAGGTGACACTCCTCACTCTATGCCGGCTGCCACCACCACCCTAATGGCAGAGGTTCATCAGGGGGAACGGGAGACCTGGGGCAAGAAGATGGATTTCCTCCTCTCAGTCATTGGTTATGCTGTGGACCTGGGCAACGTCTGGCGCTTTCCCTACATATGCTACCAGAATGGAGGAG GGGCGTTCCTTCTCCCCTACACCATCATGGCCATTTTCGGGGGAATTCCACTCTTTTACATGGAGCTTGCACTGGGCCAGTACCACCGAAATGGATGCATTTCTATATGGAGGAaaatctgcccaattttcaaag GGATCGGCTATGCCATCTGCATCATTGCCTTTTACATTGCCTCCTACTACAACACCATCATGGCCTGGGCGCTCTACTACCTCATCTCCTCCTTCACGGATCAGCTGCCCTGGACCAGCTGCAAGAATTCCTGGAACACTGGCAACTGCACCAACTATTTCTCAGAGGACAATATCACCTGGACACTCCATTCCACATCCCCTGCTGAAGAATTTTACAC GCGCCATGTCCTGCAGATCCACCGGTCTAAGGGACTCCAGGACCTGGGGGGCATCAGCTGGCAGCTTGCCCTCTGCATCATGCTCATCTTCACCATTATCTACTTCAGCATCTGGAAAGGTGTCAAAACTTCTGGCAAG GTGGTATGGGTGACAGCTACCTTCCCTTACATCATCCTTTCTATCCTGCTGGTGAGGGGGGCCACCCTCCCTGGAGCCTGGAGGGGTGTCCTCTTCTACTTGAAACCCAACTGGCAGAAACTCCTGGAGACAGGG GTGTGGATCGATGCTGCTGCTCAGATCTTTTTCTCTCTTGGTCCAGGCTTCGGAGTCCTCCTGGCTTTTGCTAGCTACAACAAGTTCAACAACAACTGTTACCA AGATGCCCTGGTGACCAGTTTGGTCAACTGCATGACCAGCTTTGTTTCGGGATTTGTCATCTTCACTGTGCTTGGGTACATGGCTGAGATGAGGAATGAAGATGTATCAGAGGTGGCCAAAGATGCAG GACCCAGCCTCCTCTTCATCACATATGCAGAAGCCATAGCCAACATGCCTGCATCCACATTTtttgccatcatcttcttcctcaTGCTGATCACACTGGGCCTGGACAGCACA TTTGCAGGCTTGGAGGGTGTGATCACAGCTGTGCTAGATGAGTTTCCACACATCTGGGCCAAGCGCCGGGAGTGGTTTGTGCTTGCTGTGGTGGTTACTTGCTTCATTGGATCCCTGGTCACCCTGACTTTT GGAGGGGCCTATGTGGTGAAGCTGCTGGAAGAATATGCCACGGGTCCCGCGGTGCTCACAGTTGTGCTTATAGAAGCAGTAGCTGTGTCTTGGTTCTATG GTATCACTCAGTTTTGCAGTGATGTGAAGGAAATGCTTGGCTTCAGCCCTGGATGGTTTTGGAGGATCTGCTGGGTAGCCATCAGCCCTATGTTTCTCCTG TTCATCATTTGCAGTTTTTTGATGAGCCCACCCCAGCTACGACTTTTCCAATATAATTATCCTCACTGGAGTGTCATCCTGGGTTACTGCATAGGAACTTCATCTTTCATCTGCATCCCGACATATATAACTTATCGGCTGATCATCACTCCAGGGACTTTTAAGGAG CGCATTATTAAAAGTATCACTCCAGAAACGCCAACAGAAATTCCCTGCGGGGACATCCGCTTAAatgctgtgtaa